A single window of Pseudomonas lijiangensis DNA harbors:
- a CDS encoding sarcosine oxidase subunit alpha, with translation MSQTNRLPHGGRIDRSKVLNFTFNGQSYQGFEGDTLAAALLANGVDIIGRSFKYSRPRGIFAAGSEEPNAVLQIGSTEATQIPNVRATQQALYPGLVATSTNGWPSVNNDVMGILGKVGGKLMPPGFYYKTFMYPQSFWMTYEKYIRKAAGLGRSPTENDPDSYDAMNQHCDVLIVGAGPAGLAAALAAARSGARVILADEQEEFGGSLLDSRESLDGKPAAEWVATVIAELKGLKNVTLLPRATVNGYHDHNFLTIHERLTDHLGDRAPIGMVRQRMHRVRAKRVVLATGTHERPLVYGNNDVPGNMLAGAVSTYVRRYGVAPGRKLVLSTNNDHAYRVALDWIDASLQVVAIADARHNPRGPLVEEARAKGIRILTSSAVIETRGSKRVTAARVAAIDVKTLSVTSPGEWLDCDLVASSGGYSPIVHLASHLGGKPVWREDILGFVPGEAPQKRVCVGGVNGVYSLADTLADGFEGGARAASEAGFKAVEGVMPKALSRAEEPALALFHVPHEKGTARAPKQFVDLQNDVTAAAIELATREGFESVEHVKRYTALGFGTDQGKLGNVNGLAIAARSLKVSIPEMGTTMFRPNYTPVTFGAIAGRHCGHIFEPVRFTALHAWHIKNGAEFEDVGQWKRPWYFPKNGEDMHAAVARECKAVRASVGLLDASTLGKIDIQGPDAREFLNRIYTNAWTKLDVGKARYGLMCKEDGMVFDDGVTACVADNHFIMTTTTGGAARVLQWLEIYQQTEWPDLKVYFTSVTDHYATLTLSGPNSRKLLSEVTDIDLGREAFPFMTWKEGLVAGVPARVFRISFTGELSYEVNIQADYAMGVLEKIAEAGKKYNLTPYGTETMHVLRAEKGFIIVGQDTDGSMTPDDLNMGWCVGRTKPFSWIGWRGMNREDCVREQRKQLVGLKPVDPTKWLPEGAQLVFDTQQTIPMNMVGHVTSSYAHNSLGYSFAMGVVKGGLQRMGERVFAPLADGSVIEAEIVSSVFFDPKGDQQNVE, from the coding sequence ATGAGCCAGACCAACCGACTGCCCCACGGTGGCCGTATCGACCGTAGCAAGGTGCTGAATTTCACCTTCAACGGCCAGTCTTACCAGGGTTTCGAGGGCGATACCCTGGCCGCTGCGTTGCTGGCCAATGGTGTGGATATCATCGGCCGCAGCTTCAAGTATTCCCGTCCTCGCGGCATTTTCGCGGCGGGCTCCGAAGAGCCGAATGCGGTCTTGCAGATCGGCTCTACCGAAGCGACCCAGATCCCCAACGTGCGTGCTACCCAGCAGGCGCTGTATCCGGGGCTGGTGGCGACCAGCACCAACGGCTGGCCGAGCGTTAACAATGACGTGATGGGGATTCTCGGCAAGGTCGGCGGCAAGCTGATGCCACCGGGTTTCTACTACAAAACCTTCATGTACCCGCAATCGTTCTGGATGACTTACGAGAAGTACATCCGCAAGGCAGCCGGTCTTGGCCGCTCGCCGACCGAGAACGATCCGGACAGTTATGATGCGATGAACCAGCACTGCGACGTGCTGATCGTCGGTGCCGGGCCTGCCGGTCTGGCCGCTGCCCTGGCCGCTGCGCGCAGTGGCGCACGGGTGATTCTGGCCGATGAGCAGGAAGAGTTCGGCGGCAGTCTGCTCGACAGCCGCGAAAGCCTCGACGGCAAACCGGCCGCCGAATGGGTCGCTACCGTCATTGCCGAGCTCAAGGGTCTCAAGAACGTGACCCTGCTGCCTCGCGCCACGGTCAACGGCTATCACGACCACAACTTCCTGACCATTCATGAGCGCCTGACCGACCATCTCGGTGATCGCGCCCCGATTGGCATGGTGCGCCAGCGCATGCACCGCGTACGTGCCAAGCGTGTCGTATTGGCCACCGGTACTCACGAGCGCCCGCTGGTCTACGGCAATAACGACGTGCCGGGCAACATGCTGGCCGGTGCCGTTTCTACTTATGTTCGCCGTTATGGCGTGGCTCCGGGCCGCAAGCTGGTGTTGTCTACCAACAACGACCACGCCTATCGCGTTGCTCTGGACTGGATCGATGCCAGCCTGCAAGTGGTAGCCATTGCCGATGCGCGTCACAACCCGCGTGGTCCGCTGGTTGAAGAGGCGCGGGCCAAGGGCATTCGTATCCTGACCTCCAGTGCCGTGATCGAAACCCGTGGCAGCAAGCGCGTGACGGCTGCCCGTGTGGCGGCCATCGACGTCAAGACCCTGAGCGTTACCAGCCCTGGCGAATGGCTTGACTGTGATCTGGTTGCCAGCTCCGGTGGTTACAGCCCGATCGTGCACCTGGCGTCGCACCTGGGCGGCAAGCCGGTCTGGCGTGAAGACATTCTCGGTTTCGTGCCGGGCGAAGCGCCACAGAAACGTGTCTGTGTCGGCGGCGTGAATGGCGTCTACAGCCTGGCCGATACCCTGGCCGACGGCTTTGAAGGTGGTGCTCGGGCTGCCAGCGAGGCCGGTTTCAAGGCAGTGGAAGGCGTCATGCCCAAAGCCCTGAGCCGTGCAGAAGAACCGGCGCTGGCGCTGTTCCATGTGCCCCATGAAAAAGGCACGGCCCGCGCACCCAAGCAGTTCGTCGACCTGCAGAACGATGTCACCGCCGCCGCCATCGAACTGGCGACCCGCGAAGGGTTCGAGTCGGTCGAGCACGTCAAGCGCTACACCGCGCTGGGTTTCGGCACCGATCAGGGCAAGTTGGGCAACGTCAACGGTCTGGCCATTGCTGCCCGTTCGCTGAAGGTTTCCATCCCCGAGATGGGCACCACCATGTTCCGCCCGAACTACACGCCTGTGACCTTCGGCGCCATTGCCGGTCGTCACTGCGGACACATTTTCGAGCCGGTACGCTTTACGGCACTGCATGCCTGGCACATCAAGAACGGTGCCGAGTTTGAAGATGTCGGTCAGTGGAAACGTCCATGGTACTTCCCGAAAAACGGTGAAGACATGCATGCCGCTGTCGCCCGTGAATGCAAGGCCGTGCGCGCAAGCGTCGGTCTGCTGGACGCTTCGACACTGGGCAAGATCGACATTCAAGGCCCGGACGCCCGTGAGTTCCTGAACCGCATCTACACCAACGCCTGGACCAAGCTGGATGTGGGCAAGGCGCGTTATGGCCTGATGTGCAAGGAAGACGGCATGGTCTTCGACGACGGCGTGACCGCCTGCGTCGCTGACAATCACTTCATCATGACGACCACCACTGGCGGCGCGGCCCGTGTGCTGCAATGGCTGGAAATCTATCAGCAGACCGAATGGCCCGACCTGAAGGTGTATTTCACCTCGGTAACCGACCATTACGCGACCCTGACCCTGTCCGGCCCCAACAGCCGCAAGCTGCTCAGCGAAGTGACCGATATCGATCTGGGCCGCGAAGCTTTCCCGTTCATGACCTGGAAAGAAGGCCTGGTGGCTGGCGTGCCGGCACGTGTGTTCCGTATTTCCTTTACGGGCGAGCTGTCCTACGAGGTCAACATCCAGGCTGACTACGCCATGGGTGTTCTGGAAAAGATCGCCGAGGCAGGCAAGAAGTACAACCTGACGCCTTACGGCACCGAGACCATGCACGTGCTGCGGGCCGAGAAGGGTTTCATCATCGTCGGTCAGGACACCGACGGCTCGATGACCCCGGACGACCTGAACATGGGCTGGTGCGTGGGTCGCACCAAACCGTTCTCCTGGATCGGCTGGCGCGGCATGAACCGCGAAGATTGCGTGCGTGAACAACGCAAGCAACTGGTGGGCCTCAAGCCGGTCGACCCGACCAAATGGCTGCCGGAAGGTGCGCAACTGGTCTTCGACACCCAGCAGACGATCCCCATGAACATGGTCGGCCACGTCACCTCCAGCTATGCCCACAACTCGCTGGGTTATTCGTTTGCGATGGGCGTGGTCAAGGGCGGTTTGCAGCGCATGGGCGAGCGGGTCTTTGCACCGCTGGCCGATGGCAGCGTGATCGAAGCCGAAATCGTTTCTTCGGTGTTCTTCGACCCCAAAGGCGATCAGCAGAACGTTGAGTAA